In the Thermococcus sp. genome, one interval contains:
- a CDS encoding ferritin family protein, whose translation MVINMDLARIEMKKAELYRALIPLVPRDFRDDLKLLASHAERNAKLLEKVRVPANTRGLSEIEVAMGFLERVLTEPDSRVEDYYRYAIDAEEATARLYSELSMRAKSERTRRLFRWLAEISREHVEILKRHLEMWEFVQEEVEEEDIPEDLLEQWFEDIDL comes from the coding sequence ATGGTGATCAACATGGACCTAGCGAGGATTGAGATGAAAAAGGCCGAACTCTACAGGGCCCTCATTCCGCTCGTTCCAAGGGACTTCAGGGACGACCTTAAACTGCTCGCGAGCCACGCAGAGAGAAACGCAAAGTTGCTCGAAAAAGTTCGTGTGCCCGCGAACACAAGGGGACTGAGCGAGATTGAGGTCGCAATGGGGTTCTTAGAAAGGGTACTAACTGAGCCGGATTCTAGAGTCGAGGACTACTACAGATACGCGATAGATGCGGAGGAAGCAACGGCAAGGCTTTACTCGGAGCTCAGCATGCGGGCAAAGTCCGAAAGAACTAGAAGATTGTTCCGCTGGCTTGCGGAGATAAGCAGGGAACACGTGGAAATTCTGAAAAGGCACCTTGAGATGTGGGAGTTTGTGCAGGAAGAAGTCGAGGAAGAGG